A genomic stretch from Corynebacterium sp. 21KM1197 includes:
- a CDS encoding fumarate reductase/succinate dehydrogenase flavoprotein subunit, translated as MSNQKQFTAPDSTVAGVTVGRVLDAHEPKGVPTKDMWEYQKDHMNLVSPLNRRKFTVLIVGTGLSGGAAAAALGELGYNVKVFTYHDAPRRAHSIAAQGGVNSARGKKVDNDGAYRHVKDTVKGGDYRCRESDCWRLAYESVRVIDHMNAIGAPFAREYGGTLATRSFGGVQVSRTYYTRGQTGQQLQLSTASALQRQIHLGSVEIFTHNDFQDLIVTEENGTKRVRGLVTRNLITGELAAFTGHAVVLATGGYGNVYGMTTLAINSNSSAMMRAYEHGAYMASPAFIQFHPTGLPINADWQSKTILMSESLRNDGRVWLPKEKDDQRDPNSIPEEERDYFLERRYPAFGNLVPRDVASRAISQQINVGYGVGPKKNSAYLDFRDAFERLGRATVDERYSNLFKMYEEAIGEDPHNAPMRIAPTVHFTMGGLWTDFNEMTSIDGLFAAGECSWTYHGANRLGANSLLSASVDGWFTIPFTVPNYLANHLNEPLLPDDDAAVTEALDRAQARLDRLMNTQGTDPHGPEYYHNQLGDLLYKACGVARNVKDMSEGIEAIRALREEFFANVRIPGSQHEMNQVLERATRVADYLNLAELMCVDALDRDESCGAHYREDHLSEEGEAERDDENWCFVSAWEPDGENRFIRHAEPLYFESIPLQTRNYK; from the coding sequence ATGAGCAACCAAAAGCAATTCACCGCCCCTGATTCCACCGTGGCGGGCGTGACCGTGGGCCGGGTTTTGGACGCCCACGAGCCCAAGGGCGTGCCCACCAAGGACATGTGGGAGTACCAGAAGGACCACATGAACCTGGTCTCGCCGCTGAACCGCCGCAAGTTCACGGTGCTGATCGTGGGCACCGGCCTCTCCGGTGGCGCGGCTGCGGCCGCCCTGGGCGAGCTGGGCTACAACGTGAAGGTCTTTACCTACCACGACGCCCCCCGCCGCGCTCACTCCATCGCCGCCCAGGGTGGCGTGAACTCCGCCCGTGGCAAGAAGGTGGACAACGATGGCGCCTACCGCCACGTCAAGGACACCGTGAAGGGCGGCGATTACCGCTGCCGCGAGTCCGATTGCTGGCGCCTGGCGTATGAGTCCGTGCGCGTGATCGACCACATGAACGCCATCGGCGCGCCCTTCGCCCGCGAGTACGGCGGCACCCTGGCCACCCGTTCCTTCGGTGGTGTGCAGGTTTCCCGCACGTACTACACCCGTGGTCAAACGGGTCAGCAGTTGCAGCTCTCCACGGCCTCGGCCTTGCAGCGCCAGATTCACCTGGGTTCCGTGGAGATCTTCACCCACAATGACTTCCAGGACCTCATCGTCACGGAGGAAAACGGCACCAAGCGCGTGCGCGGCCTGGTCACCCGCAACCTCATCACCGGCGAGCTGGCGGCTTTTACCGGGCACGCCGTGGTGCTGGCCACCGGCGGTTACGGCAACGTCTACGGCATGACCACGCTGGCGATTAACTCCAACTCGTCCGCGATGATGCGCGCCTACGAGCACGGCGCGTACATGGCCTCTCCGGCGTTCATTCAGTTCCACCCCACGGGCCTGCCCATCAACGCCGATTGGCAGTCCAAGACGATCCTGATGTCCGAGTCCCTGCGTAACGATGGCCGCGTGTGGCTGCCCAAGGAAAAGGACGATCAGCGCGATCCGAACAGCATTCCCGAGGAGGAGCGCGATTACTTCCTGGAGCGCCGCTACCCGGCCTTCGGTAACCTCGTGCCCCGCGACGTCGCTTCCCGCGCCATCTCCCAGCAGATCAATGTCGGCTATGGCGTGGGCCCCAAGAAGAACTCCGCCTACCTGGACTTCCGCGACGCCTTCGAGCGACTGGGCCGCGCCACCGTGGACGAGCGCTACTCCAACCTCTTCAAGATGTACGAGGAGGCCATCGGCGAGGACCCGCACAATGCCCCCATGCGCATCGCCCCCACCGTGCACTTCACGATGGGCGGCCTGTGGACGGACTTCAACGAGATGACCTCCATTGACGGCCTCTTTGCCGCCGGTGAGTGCTCCTGGACCTACCACGGCGCGAACCGCCTGGGCGCCAACTCGCTGCTTTCCGCCTCCGTGGATGGCTGGTTCACGATTCCCTTTACGGTGCCTAACTACCTGGCCAACCACCTCAACGAGCCGCTGTTGCCCGACGATGACGCCGCGGTGACCGAGGCCCTGGATCGCGCCCAGGCCCGCCTGGATCGCCTGATGAACACCCAGGGCACCGATCCGCACGGCCCGGAGTACTACCACAACCAGTTGGGCGATCTGCTCTACAAGGCCTGCGGCGTAGCCCGCAACGTGAAGGACATGAGCGAGGGCATTGAGGCTATCCGCGCCCTGCGCGAGGAGTTCTTTGCCAACGTGCGCATCCCCGGCAGCCAGCATGAGATGAACCAGGTGCTTGAGCGCGCCACCCGCGTGGCGGATTACCTCAACCTGGCCGAGCTGATGTGCGTGGACGCGCTGGATCGCGATGAGTCCTGCGGTGCGCACTACCGCGAGGATCACCTCTCCGAGGAGGGCGAGGCCGAGCGCGACGATGAAAACTGGTGCTTCGTCTCTGCCTGGGAGCCCGATGGCGAGAACCGCTTTATCCGCCATGCCGAGCCGCTGTACTTTGAATCCATCCCGCTCCAGACAAGGAACTACAAGTAA
- a CDS encoding succinate dehydrogenase/fumarate reductase iron-sulfur subunit, whose amino-acid sequence MKLHLEIWRQAGPTTDGAFESVDVDDAEEQMSILELLDFVNDKLIEEGKEPYAFASDCREGICGTCGLLVNGRPHGAAKNSPACQQRLFNYSDGDTLKIEPLRSAAYPVIKDMVVDRSALDRVMQQGGYVSINAGTAPDADTLHLNHQTAEWALDHAACIGCGACVAACPNGAAHLFTGAKLVHLSKLPLGSEERGKRARKMVDELETNFGHCSLYGECADVCPAGIPLTAVAAVTKERARAAFRGKDD is encoded by the coding sequence ATGAAGCTTCATCTTGAGATCTGGCGTCAGGCCGGACCGACCACCGACGGCGCTTTCGAGAGCGTTGATGTGGACGACGCCGAGGAGCAGATGTCGATCCTGGAACTCCTCGACTTTGTCAATGACAAGCTCATCGAGGAGGGCAAGGAGCCCTACGCCTTTGCCTCGGACTGCCGTGAGGGCATCTGCGGCACCTGCGGTCTGCTGGTTAATGGCCGCCCGCACGGCGCGGCCAAGAACTCCCCGGCCTGCCAGCAGCGCCTGTTCAACTATTCCGACGGTGACACCCTGAAGATCGAGCCGCTGCGCTCCGCCGCCTACCCCGTGATCAAGGACATGGTGGTGGACCGCTCCGCGCTGGATCGCGTCATGCAGCAGGGCGGGTACGTCTCCATCAACGCCGGTACCGCGCCGGACGCGGACACCCTGCACCTCAACCACCAGACAGCGGAGTGGGCCCTGGATCACGCCGCTTGCATCGGCTGCGGTGCGTGCGTGGCGGCCTGCCCCAACGGCGCGGCGCACCTGTTCACCGGCGCTAAGCTGGTGCACCTGTCCAAGCTGCCGCTTGGCTCCGAGGAGCGCGGCAAGCGCGCCCGCAAGATGGTGGACGAGCTGGAAACCAACTTCGGCCACTGCTCGCTGTACGGCGAGTGCGCGGACGTGTGCCCGGCGGGTATCCCGCTCACGGCCGTGGCCGCCGTGACCAAGGAAAGGGCGCGAGCTGCTTTCCGAGGCAAGGACGATTAA